ATAAGAATACCCGAGCCCCACTCACCTGGTAGCGGCCCAGAAAGGTCTTGGGTAAGGAGTAGCCCAGCTCCATGTTGCGGGCCCGCAGGTAGCTGGCATCTTCCACGTAGCGGCTGCTGAATTGGTCGTTGCCGTTATTGTCAGTAGCCGTCACGCGGGGCTGGTTGCTATTAGGGTTGCTAGGGGTCCAGCGGTCCATGCGGCTTGCGTAGAAGTTGCTCCACACCCCCACCAAATCGGAGGACTTGTTCAGGTTGAAGCCTGCGCCGTTGATGGCCTCGGCACCCTGCACCCCGTAGAGCAGCACCTTGAAATCAAAACCAGCGTAGTTCAGGTTCAACGAAGCTCCGTAACTAAATCTGGGAGTGCCGCTACCCAGGTAGGTGTTGTCGGACGCATCGATTTTGCCGTCTTTATTAGTGTCCAAGTACTTCATGTCGCCGGGATGCGCATTAGGCTGAATAAGCGTGCCATCCGGGTTTTTGTAGGCATCAATTTCGTTCTGGCTGTGGAATACCCCATCGGCCTGCAAGCCGTAGAAGTAGGCTACCTCGTGGCCCACGTCGGTGAGCGTAGTGTTGCCGATTTGCGTGAGCACATTACCGGCGGCAATGGCGTTGCCACCCCCCAGGCTCGTCACTACGTTGTCGATTTTCGTGAAGTTAACCCCCACATTATACTGCAGCTTGCCAATGGCGTTGCGGTAGTTCAGGGCCAGTTCCAGGCCGCGGTTACGCAGCGAGCCTACGTTGGCGCTGGCGGGGGCCTGGCCCACGTAGTCGGGCACCGGCAGCAGGGCAATCATATCCTTGGTGCGCCGCTCGAAGTAGTCGGCCGTGAAGGTCAGCTGGCTATTGAACAGCTCGGCATCGAGGCCCACGTCGGTGGTAACGGCCGTTTCCCACTTCAGCAGCGGGTTATTAATCTGCGTGATGGCTAGGCCAGGGGAAGGGACGTTGTTGAACGCGTAGGTCTGGTTGCCATTAGCCACTGACGCGTAGCCGTAGTTGGGTGCGGCGTTCTGATTGCCCACCTGGCCATAGCTGGCCCGCAGCTTCAGCACCGACAGGTAGCTGACATTCTTGAGAAACTCCTCGTTGGAGATGTTCCAGGCAGCGCCCACCGACGGGAACGTGCCCGTGCGCACTGCCGGCAAAAATTTCGAGGTCTGGTCGAAGCGCAAGGTACCCGTGAGCAGGTAGCGGTCGCGGAAATTGAAGTTAACCCGCCCGAAGTAAGAAGACAAGCTGCCGTCGTACTGGGTGCTACGCACGACGTTGTTGGTGCTGCGCGTGGCTGATAAGTACTGGAGCGAGGCATCGGCTGGCACGTTGTAGGCCGTGCTGGAAATACCGTTGCCGTAGCCGCGCTGGGCTTCCTGGCCCAGCGTAGCCGAGATGGAGCTGTTGTCGTCAAACGTCTTCGTATAGTTGGCGTAGTTCGACCACACCCACGACACATTCTCGCTGCGCGTTTCGATAAGTGCGCTCTGAGCCCGCTGGTCCGTCGGGCCGATGTAGTACTGCGGCTGGTATACTTTGGGGTGGTTGTTGAAGTAGTTAATACCAAACGTGGAGCGGAACGTCAGGCCCTTTAATAGCGAAACATCCAGGTAGCTGCTGGTAAACAAATTGTTGTTTGTCAGTCTGTTGTACTGTTGCTCATCGAGGTAGCGCGGCACGTTCGGCGCATTGCGCGTAATGATGTCATCGCTGTAGGCGCCATTGGGGCCGTAGGGGTCGATGAGCGGATTCTTTTGCAAGGCGTATTGCAGCACCAGGTAGGGCTGCGAGCCACCCTGGCCATCGCCGCTGCCCGTTTGGTTGTTGTTGGTAAACGTAGCCGCTACGCCCGCCTTAATGCGCTTGGTGAGCACCACGTCGTCATTCATCCGAATCACGAACTTCTTGAAGCCCGAGTTAATAACAATGCCATTTTGCTGGAAGTAGCTGCCGCTCACTAGGTAACGGTTTTGCTCGGTGCCGCCCGAAGCCGACAAGCTGTAGTTGGTAATCAACCCCTTCTGGGTTACCAAGTCTTGGTAATTAACGCCTTGCGCGTTGGTTGCAATGGCGTTTTGCAGTTGCGGACCAAAGTCGGTAGGCAGCGGCAGGCCGTTATTGGTATAGGCCTCCGACACGAGCGTCGCGTACTGGGCGGCATTGGTAAGCGGCAGCTCCTTGCGGATTTGCTGAAAGCCAGTGTAGCCAAACAAGTTGAATTGCGTGGCGCCTGCTTTGCCGTGCTTGGTCGTGATAAGTACCACGCCATTGGCCCCGCGCGAGCCGTAAATGGCCGTAGCCGAGGCGTCCTTTAGAATCTCCGTCGACTCGATATCGGCGGGCAGCAGAAAGCCGATGTCGCTCGTCTGAATACCATCCACTACATACAGCGGGTCGCTATTATTAATAGTACCTACGCCCCGCACCCGAATGCGGGTGCCCGAGCCGGGCTGGCCGCTGTTAGAAGTCACTTCTACGCCCGACACGCGGCCTTGCAAGGCCTGCACGGGGTCAGAAGTAGCTACCTGCGTCAGCTGCGCGCTATTTACCGCAGCCACCGCGCCAGTCAGGTCGCTCTTGCGGGCCGTGCCGTAGCCGATTACCACTACGTCGTTCAGGGCTTGGGTGCTTTCGTCGAGCGTCACGCTCAGGTTGCTGGTCGCGCCGGCCACGGGCACCTCCTTGCGGGCATACCCCACGAAGCTGAATACCAGCACGCTATTCTCGGGCGCTTGCAGCGTAAAGCTGCCGTCGGGGCCAGTGCTGGTGCCCCGTGAGGTACCTTTCACTACCACCGTCACGCCGGGCAGGCCGGCGCCTCTGGCATCAACTACCCGGCCGGTTATGGCCACATCCTGGGGCGCGGCGTTGGCCGAAGTGGGTTTGGCGGGCACCCGCAGCACCACGCGGTCGTTGCTGACCTCGTACTGAATCTTGAGCGGCGACAACACCTCGTCGAGTACCTCGGCCAGGGGCTCATCCTGGGCGCGCAGATTCACCCTGCGGTCGGCCCCAATGAGTTGCTGGCTATACACAAAGCGGATATCCGCCTGCTTGGCAATCTGATTCAGAATTTCTTTAATCGTCTGCCCCTCTGCGCTGAGCGTAATCTTACGCTCCAGCACGGTCTGGGCCAGGCTGGTGCGGGCCATGGCAACCCCCGTGAACAGGCACAGGAGCAGGGCCTGAAGCAGCACCTTCAGGGGGTACCAGGAGGGTGGGGTAAGCTGTACTTGGTTTTTCATGGGATGGGTGGGAATTAATGGAAAAGCAATAGAAAATCGGGCGGCTCGGCTAGCCCCCTTAAAAGGCTAATCAACAGCGGCTTCGCGGAAAAAAAGCACGGCTGCCCGAGGCAAAACGGCAGTTGCCAGCTTTCGTGAGCGGGCGGTCGGGGAGGCTTACTTAAGCTGGCATCCCGTGCTATGGATGATAATCTGGGTATCGGCGAGGGTGTAGTAGGCCCCTAGCGACTTGCACAGCAGGCCTAGCTTTTCAAAAAGCGGCTCGTCGTAGAAGGTGATGCTGACGGTGCAGCCGGCCAGCTTGGCCTTATCGTACCCAATGTCAACGCCGTAGGCTTTTTCCAGAGCCGTGAGCACTTCCGTCACCGGGCGCTCCTCAAACTCGAACACCTGCGGCGCCAGCACCACGGGCTTATCAACCAGCTCTTTCTTGAGGTAGCGCTTGGCAGCCGAGTATACCACCTGCTGATTGGGTAGCAGCAGCACGCCGGCCGCCGCCGGGCTAGCGGGCGTGGCTTCGAGGTGGGCATTGTGGCGGGCCTGCACCGCTACCTTGCCTTCGCGCACCGCCACGTAGGTTTCCTTGCTGCCGGTGTAGGCTTTCACTCGAAAGCTCGTGCCTAATACAGTTGTTACCAAATGATTAGTAAACACCAAAAAAGGCCGGGCCGGGTTTTTGGTGACCTTAAAAAAGGCTTCTCCCGTCAGGTATACGTCGCGCCGGGGGCCCGCAAAAGCCGTGGCGTAGCGCAGGCTGCTGCCTGGGTGCAGTGCGATGGCACTGCCATCGGGCAGCTGAAAATTCTCGACTACCTGGGTTGGGTTGTGGCGGCGCGTCCAGCCATGAGCCGGGGCAACGGCGCTGGGCCGGGGCTGCTCGCGCAGGCGCGCCGCGTAGGGCAGCACCCCTAGCCCGGCCGCCAGCAGCAATGCCGCCGCCACCCGCTGAAAACGAGGCTTTTGCCAGAAAGTAGCCGGGCGCCGCCGTACCCGGGTGGCCGGCTTAGGCTGCTTTCCGGCCCGGTCTTGCATCAGGCGCTGCCAGATGGCATCTTCCACCGCCGCCTGGCCAGGGGCAGGCTGGGCAACCTCTTCGGCTTGGTCGAGGTGGTCGTACCACTGCTCGACTAAGGCCCGCTCCTGGGGCGTGCAACGGCCATCGAGGTAGCGTTGGAGTACTGAATGGAATTCGGCTTCCGTCACGAGCAGCGGGTTTTAGGCAGGCTTCTACAAGGGAAGTCAACCAACCAGCCGCCAGCCCTAAACCGGGCTCAGCTTTTTCTTAAGATAGTAAGAAATATGCTGCTTCGTAAATGGCAAACCGTTGATTATCTGCGGATTTATTTGTCGAAGAAAAATAAACAACGGCAGGAGCAGCAGTAAAAAGTCGCGCAGGTAGCTGCGCAGCAGCTTGAGCGACTTGGTCAGGTGATACTCCACGGCTTTTTCCGACAGGTTTACCCGCGTCGAAATCTCGGGCACGGTGCATTGCTCAAGCCGGCTGAGCTGGAATATCTCCCGCGTTTTTTCGGGCAGCTTGCGCACGCCGGCCATCAGGGCGGCGGTCAAATCATTGAGGGCTAGCGCATCTTCGGTGCCTGGGTCCATTGTTGATTGGCTAAGGCGGCAATACAGGTCGTAGCCGGCTTTCAGCTTCTGGCTCTTTACGTAATTGATAACGCGGTAGCGCACCATCGAAAAGAGGTAGGATTCGAGCCGCTCTACCTGCAAGCCCGCGCGCCGGCTCCAGAGGTCGGCAAATAGGTCCTGAATTAGCTCTTCGGCTGCTTCCTGGCTCTTCAGCTTGCGGCAGGCCACGGTAAAGAGCCGGTAGCAATAGCGCCTGTAGATTTCCACAAAGGCTCCCTCTTCATTGGCGCGCATTGCATCAAGCAAGGCAGCATCTGGATACGCAGCGTAGATGTGGAAGGCAGTAGAGCTCACGAGGTAAGCGTGCTTTGCGGAAGAAATACTGGCTAGCTAGCCGTTTGGCGCAGACTAGGCAACAGGAAGCTCTACCGCGAAAACAACTAAACAGGGTGGGAAAAGGAGCTAAAAACAAGCGAATAGCGAAGTTAATCTTCGCTTAATCTTATGTTAAAATTAGAAAAGAAAACCGCTAGGTAACTGATTGTTTTTTAAAGAAATGAATAAATTATAACTGCAAACGTTTGTGATAGACAAGAAAATTAGAATGTTAGCAAAAACGCTGCTGATACGGCACGTTGACAAAAGTGCACGCTGGGCTGCCCAGGCGCGGGCTGCCGCGCCTGGCAATAAATCAGGGGCTCTATTACCTGAAAAGCTAAGTGCCCGTGGGTCCAAAGCGCTCGGTAAGAATGCTTTCGGGCGGCAGGCCGGCAGTCTGCAAGCCAGTAGCCACTGCCTCGACCAGCCCCGTCGGCCCACACACGAAGGCCTGCGGGATGGCCGTGCCAAACCGTTGAACCACTTCGGCGAGTAGAGCCGCGTCGATGCGGCGCTGGTAGCCGGCCCAGCCGGGCGGCGCCTGGCGCGTGTAGTCGAGCAGCAGCGTAAAGCTGGGGTCGGCCTGTGCCATTGCCTCTAGCTCGGCCTGGTAAATGACTTCCGCCGGCGTGCGCACGCTGAAGAGCAGCACGGCCGGCGTGCGCACCCCTAGCCGCTGGCGGTGGCGCAGCATGGCCATGAGCGGCACCACGCCCGAGCCGCCGCCCAGCAGCAGCAGGGGCGGCGCGCTAGCCTCGCCGCGCCACACAAAGTAGCCGCCGATGGGGCCGCGCACTTCCAGCTGGTCGCCCACGGCCACGCCCTCGTGGAGGTAGCCCGATACTTCGCCGTCGGCGATAATTTCGACGGTCAGCTCAATCTCGACGGCCTGCTCGGGCGGTGAAGCCACGGAGTAGCTGCGCTCGGCCTGGTAGCCACCCTCGGCGGTGAGGCGCAGGTCGTAGTGCTGGCCGGCGAGGTGGGGCGTCCAGCTGGGCAGGCTGAGAATGAAAGACTTGACGCGTGGTGTTTCCGGCTTGATACTTTTGACGGTGGCGAGCTGCCAGGCTACGCGGCTCATAGGCGAATGCTGCCAGGGGTAGCTTGGTCGTCGTCATCGTCGCGGTAGCGCTGCTCCTGCCACGGGTCGCCGTACATGTTGTAGCCGCCGCGCTCCCAGAAGCCGGGCTCGTCCTGGGCCGTGAAGCGTAGGCCCTGCACCCACTTGGCGCTTTTCCAGAAGTAGAGGTGCGGCACCACCAGGCGGGCCGGGCCGCCGTGCTCGGGGGCTAGCGGCTGACCATCGTAGAGGAGCCCCACGAAAGCTTTGCCCTCGCGCAGGTCGGCCAGGGGCACATTGGTTGTGTAGCCGCCGTAGCTGAACTCGGTCACGTATTGCGCCTCAGGCTTCAGCTTCACGTGTTCCAATAAGGTGTCCACACTTATGCCGCGCCAGTGGGTATCGAATTTACTCCACTTCGTGACACAGTGAATGTCGGGATTGAAGTCCTGCATGGGCAGCTTGTTAAACTCCTCCCAGCTCCACTTCACGGGCTCTTCCACCAGCCCTTCGAGGCGAAACTCCCAGTTGGCGAGGTTGATGCGCGGCGTGGGGCCGGCCGTGAGCACCGGGAAGTCGGTGGTTTCGTACTGGCCGGGCGGCAGCTTGTGGCTGCTCTGGCGCTTGGGCTGAAAGCCCTTGTTGGTGAAAAAGCCCATTAGTTTAGGAGTTAAAACAAGAAACGGCTAGTGACTAAGCGACGGCCCCCGCAAAAGGTTGTTGGGGGCTACTGCTTGGTCACTAGCCGTTCATGCTTCGTGGCTAGCTTAGCTACTCGTACACAAACCGAACCTCTTGCTTGATTTCCGGGTTCAGGCTCAGGGCTACGGGGCAGGTGTGGGCGGTGCGCTCCATCAGTCGGCGCTCGGTTTCGCTGAGGCTGGCTGGTAGATGCACCTCCACGTTGAGCTGCGCAATGCGGCGCGGTGGCTCCTGGTTCATTATTTTTTGCATTTCAAACGAGCTGCCTTCCAGCGCAATCTGGTGGCGCTCGGCCACGAGGGCCATGGTGGTGAGAATGCAGGTGCCCAGGGCGGTGCCCACGAGGTCGGTCGGCGAAAAGGCTTCGCCGCGCCCGTGGTTATCAACCGGGGCATCGGTTTGAATAACAGTGCCCGAAGCCGTGTGCGTAGCTTCGGTGCGCAGGTGGCCCTCGTAGCGGGCGGTGGCGGTGGTGTGGGGCGTGCTCATACTACAAAGCTACCCTAGCCGCGTTAGTGAAACGCCGGGTGGCAAAAGCCGCCGCGGCAGGTATTTTTGACTTCTCTATGAACAAGACGCACGTCCTTGCCGCCGGCTGCCTGGCGCTTATGCTAGCCGGGGCCGGCCGCGCTCACGCGCAGGCCTCCAGCCCCACGCCCGCGCCCGTGGGCCCCACCCTCGAAGTAGCGCCGCCGCAGACCATGCCCTCCGACGAGCAGTCGTACCGCCGCGAAACGATTTTTGGGCTCAACTTCAATACCCAGGGTGGCCTCATCGGCGGGGTCAACGTGCGCGTGTCGCGCACGCTCGATGAGCGCTGGCTGCGCTTCTGGAGCCTGGAGGGTGTGTCATTTAAAAACCCGAAAGAGGAGAGCGTCAGCAACCCCTACACCGGGGGCACCTACAAGCGATTCAAGTCCAACTACGCCTTTGCCCTGCGGCCATCCATTGGTATTCAGCGCATTCTGTTTCGTAAGGCCGCCGATGCGGGCGTGCAGGTCAATGGCCTGCTGAGCGCTGGCCCCACGCTGGGCCTGCTCATGCCCTACTACATCAGCTACGACTACACGGCGTATAAAAACAATGCCTTCGGGTCGAGCGATATGATTGTGGATGAGGCCTACGACCCGGTGGCCCACCCCGAGCACGCCAACGAGAATTTTATCTACGACCGGGCGCCGCTGTTCAGCGGCATCGCCCAAACCAAGATAGTGCCCGGCGTGCACCTGCGCGGTGGCCTCAGCTTCGAGTATGGCCGCTACCGCGATGCTGTGGCCGGCGCCGAAGTGGGCTTTTTGCTCGAAGCCTACACCAAGCGTTTGCTCATGCTGAACCCGCCCGCCCCGGCCGACCCGAATAGTTTAAACCGACAGTTCTTCCCGTCGGTTTACCTCACACTTTACATCGGCCACCGCAGCTAGGGGTGGCTGCCTGGCCTAGCCGCCAGGCCTTAACTTTATACTATGGATAACCTGCTGCTCACCCTTCCCATTATTCAGGCCGAGCCGATTGCGCCCGCCGCGCGGGCCCGCCCCCGCAAGCCCGACTGGCTGCGCGTGAAGCTGCCCATCGGCCCCGACTACGCGGCCGTGCGCAAGCTTGTGGATGAGCATAAGCTGCATACTATCTGCGAATCAGGCAATTGCCCCAACATGGGCGAGTGCTGGGGTGCCGGCACGGCCACGTTTATGATACTCGGCAATGTGTGCACGCGCTCGTGCTCGTTCTGCGCCGTGGCTACTGGCCGCCCTTCCGAGCTGGACCTCGACGAGCCGCGCCGGGTGGCCGAGGCCATCGCGCTCATGAAAGTGAAGCACGCCGTTATTACGAGTGTAAACCGCGACGAGCTGAAGGACCGCGGCGCCAGCGTGTGGCGCGACACGGTGGTGTTCACCAAGCAGCTCTCGCCCGGCACGACCATCGAGACGCTCATTCCCGACGTGAAAGCCAACTGGGAGGCGCTCGAAACCATGATTTCGGGCGGCCAGGAAGTGATTTCGCACAACATGGAAACCGTGGGTAGTCTCTACCGCCTGGTGCGCCCGCAGGCCAAGTACGACCGCTCGCTGGAGCAAATCCGGCGTACCAAGCTGGCCGGGCACCGCACCAAGTCGGGCATTATGCTGGGCCTGGGCGAAAAGCAAGACGAAGTGCACCAGGCCATGGACGACCTTGTGGCCAACGGCCTCGACATTCTTACGCTGGGCCAGTACCTGCAGCCCACCAAGCGCCACCTCGACGTAGCCGAGTTTATTCACCCCGATACCTTCGCCGCCTACAAAGAGGAGGGCCTGAAGCGCGGCCTCAAGTATGTGGAAAGCGGCCCGCTGGTGCGCAGCAGCTACCACGCCGAGCGCCATGTAAACGTGCCGATTTAGTCGGGCGCGAGACACAAAAACGCCCCGCCAAACTGGCGGGGCGTTTTTGTGTCAAACAGGCTAGCCAGCGCTTAGCGCACGGCGGCCGGGCGGCGCGTGTCGGTGGGCGGATAATTGCCCAGCACGCTATTCACGATGCGGTAGGTTTCAGCTTCCGAGATGCTGTTTTGGTCGAGCTGGGCCTGGCCGGTGCCGCGCCAGGCGAGCTCCTTACGGCGAGCATCCACGATGTCAATAATCACGGTGCCAGCCTTGTAGTTGTAAGCGCGGCCGCCGTAGGGGTAGCCCCCGAAGCCGCCGTAGCCATAGCCGTAGTACGGATAGCCGTAGCCGCCGTAGGGGTAGCCCCCCGCAAGCTGCTGCTTGTTTTCGACGCGCACGCTGTAGGCCACGTACACGTCGGGGCTAGCGTTATTGGCTACTTCGGTCAGGCCTTTGGCCGTCAGGTCTTTAGTCACGGCGTCGCGGATGCGCTGGTCCGTGAATGACTCGTAGCCGCGGGCGGGGCCACCCTCGGTATCATTGGCTTGCTTAGGGTACCAGGCCCAGGTTTTATAAGCGCGGAAGTTAACGGCGTGGTCAAAGTCGCTGGTCGCGGCTACGTTGGCCGAGGTAGCGCAGGAGGCCACGCCAAAGGTCAGCGCCAGGCCCGTGACCACCAGGGCGACCGGACGGGCCAGAAGATGAGTGATGCGGTTCATAAGGCTAAAAATTAATAGGATAATCCACGAATGCGGAGGTAGGAGCTTAACGCGGCCGGCCGGGGCAATGTTCCAAAAAAAGTAGGCTAGCCGACTATTCTCCTTAGCCACTCGACCGCTACGCCAAACGCCCGGCCGAGTCGCTTTCGCGTGCTCAGCCGGGCGTTTTTAAGCAGCCTGACAGATAGGTATTGCCTAGTACGACGGCCCCTTATCCGTCGAAACGAGCTGCTCCTGCTCGTCGGCGTATTCCTCCAGCGGGGTGCAGCTACAAATGAGGTTGCGGTCGCCGTAGGCCGAGTCGATGCGGCTGACGGTGGGCCAGAACTTGGCGTTGCGCACGTAGGGCAGCGGGTACACGGCCTGCTCGCGCGAGTAGGGGCGCGTCCAGTCGTGCACGAGCACCGTGGCCGCAGTGTGGGGCGCGTGCTTCAGCACGTTTTCCTTGACATCGGCGCGGCCTTCCTCTACCTCCGTAATCTCCTTGCGGATGGCAATCATGGCGTCGCAGAAGCGGTCCAGTTCCTCCTTGCTTTCGCTCTCCGTGGGCTCAATCATGAGCGTGCCGGCTACCGGGAAGCTCACGGTGGGCGCGTGGAACCCGTAGTCCATCAGGCGCTTGGCGATGTCTTCGACCTCGATGCCGGCTTTCTTGAAGTGGCGGCAGTCGAGAATCATCTCGTGGGCGCAGCGGCCCTGGCTGCCGGTGTAGAGCACGGGATAGTGCGCCTCCAGGCGAGCCTTGATGTAGTTGGCGTTCAAGATAGCCAGCTCGGTAGCACGGGTAATGCCATCGCCGCCCATCATCGAAATGTAGGCGTAGCTGATGGGCAGGATGCTAGCCGAGCCATACGGCGCGGCCGACACGGCGCCGCTGCTACGGCCTTCTACCGGCACCACCACGTGGCCGGGCAGGTACGGAATGAGGTCGGCCACTACGCCGATGGGGCCCACGCCGGGGCCGCCGCCGCCGTGCGGGATGCAGAACGTTTTGTGCAGGTTGAGGTGGCACACGTCGGCGCCGATGCTGGCGGGCGAGGTGAGGCCGACCTGAGCATTCATGTTGGCGCCGTCCATGTACACCCGGCCGCCGGCCTGGTGAATGAGCTCGCAGATTTCGATAATCGTTTCCTCGTACACGCCGTGCGTGCTGGGGTAGGTCACCATGAGGCACGAGAGGCGGTCGGCGTGCTGCGCGATTTTGGCGCGCAGGTCGTCCATATCCACGTTGCCGTCTTCGGTGCTTTTTACCACCACTACCTGCATGCCGGCCATCACGGCCGAGGCGGGATTGGTGCCGTGGGCCGAAGCCGGGATGAGCGCCACCGTGCGGTGGTGGTCGCCGCGGCTCAAGTGATAGCCGCGGATGGCTAGCAGGCCGGCGTATTCGCCCTGGGCGCCCGAGTTGGGCTGGAGGCTCACTGCCGCAAAGCCCG
The genomic region above belongs to Hymenobacter sp. BRD128 and contains:
- a CDS encoding TonB-dependent receptor, with the protein product MKNQVQLTPPSWYPLKVLLQALLLCLFTGVAMARTSLAQTVLERKITLSAEGQTIKEILNQIAKQADIRFVYSQQLIGADRRVNLRAQDEPLAEVLDEVLSPLKIQYEVSNDRVVLRVPAKPTSANAAPQDVAITGRVVDARGAGLPGVTVVVKGTSRGTSTGPDGSFTLQAPENSVLVFSFVGYARKEVPVAGATSNLSVTLDESTQALNDVVVIGYGTARKSDLTGAVAAVNSAQLTQVATSDPVQALQGRVSGVEVTSNSGQPGSGTRIRVRGVGTINNSDPLYVVDGIQTSDIGFLLPADIESTEILKDASATAIYGSRGANGVVLITTKHGKAGATQFNLFGYTGFQQIRKELPLTNAAQYATLVSEAYTNNGLPLPTDFGPQLQNAIATNAQGVNYQDLVTQKGLITNYSLSASGGTEQNRYLVSGSYFQQNGIVINSGFKKFVIRMNDDVVLTKRIKAGVAATFTNNNQTGSGDGQGGSQPYLVLQYALQKNPLIDPYGPNGAYSDDIITRNAPNVPRYLDEQQYNRLTNNNLFTSSYLDVSLLKGLTFRSTFGINYFNNHPKVYQPQYYIGPTDQRAQSALIETRSENVSWVWSNYANYTKTFDDNSSISATLGQEAQRGYGNGISSTAYNVPADASLQYLSATRSTNNVVRSTQYDGSLSSYFGRVNFNFRDRYLLTGTLRFDQTSKFLPAVRTGTFPSVGAAWNISNEEFLKNVSYLSVLKLRASYGQVGNQNAAPNYGYASVANGNQTYAFNNVPSPGLAITQINNPLLKWETAVTTDVGLDAELFNSQLTFTADYFERRTKDMIALLPVPDYVGQAPASANVGSLRNRGLELALNYRNAIGKLQYNVGVNFTKIDNVVTSLGGGNAIAAGNVLTQIGNTTLTDVGHEVAYFYGLQADGVFHSQNEIDAYKNPDGTLIQPNAHPGDMKYLDTNKDGKIDASDNTYLGSGTPRFSYGASLNLNYAGFDFKVLLYGVQGAEAINGAGFNLNKSSDLVGVWSNFYASRMDRWTPSNPNSNQPRVTATDNNGNDQFSSRYVEDASYLRARNMELGYSLPKTFLGRYQVSGARVFLSVDNVFTITKYTGYDPEISTVASYNNPLAYGVDYGNYPQARTYRLGFNVQF
- a CDS encoding FecR family protein; translated protein: MTEAEFHSVLQRYLDGRCTPQERALVEQWYDHLDQAEEVAQPAPGQAAVEDAIWQRLMQDRAGKQPKPATRVRRRPATFWQKPRFQRVAAALLLAAGLGVLPYAARLREQPRPSAVAPAHGWTRRHNPTQVVENFQLPDGSAIALHPGSSLRYATAFAGPRRDVYLTGEAFFKVTKNPARPFLVFTNHLVTTVLGTSFRVKAYTGSKETYVAVREGKVAVQARHNAHLEATPASPAAAGVLLLPNQQVVYSAAKRYLKKELVDKPVVLAPQVFEFEERPVTEVLTALEKAYGVDIGYDKAKLAGCTVSITFYDEPLFEKLGLLCKSLGAYYTLADTQIIIHSTGCQLK
- a CDS encoding sigma-70 family RNA polymerase sigma factor, with protein sequence MSSTAFHIYAAYPDAALLDAMRANEEGAFVEIYRRYCYRLFTVACRKLKSQEAAEELIQDLFADLWSRRAGLQVERLESYLFSMVRYRVINYVKSQKLKAGYDLYCRLSQSTMDPGTEDALALNDLTAALMAGVRKLPEKTREIFQLSRLEQCTVPEISTRVNLSEKAVEYHLTKSLKLLRSYLRDFLLLLLPLFIFLRQINPQIINGLPFTKQHISYYLKKKLSPV
- a CDS encoding ferredoxin reductase, coding for MSRVAWQLATVKSIKPETPRVKSFILSLPSWTPHLAGQHYDLRLTAEGGYQAERSYSVASPPEQAVEIELTVEIIADGEVSGYLHEGVAVGDQLEVRGPIGGYFVWRGEASAPPLLLLGGGSGVVPLMAMLRHRQRLGVRTPAVLLFSVRTPAEVIYQAELEAMAQADPSFTLLLDYTRQAPPGWAGYQRRIDAALLAEVVQRFGTAIPQAFVCGPTGLVEAVATGLQTAGLPPESILTERFGPTGT
- a CDS encoding sulfite oxidase-like oxidoreductase, encoding MGFFTNKGFQPKRQSSHKLPPGQYETTDFPVLTAGPTPRINLANWEFRLEGLVEEPVKWSWEEFNKLPMQDFNPDIHCVTKWSKFDTHWRGISVDTLLEHVKLKPEAQYVTEFSYGGYTTNVPLADLREGKAFVGLLYDGQPLAPEHGGPARLVVPHLYFWKSAKWVQGLRFTAQDEPGFWERGGYNMYGDPWQEQRYRDDDDDQATPGSIRL
- a CDS encoding OsmC family protein, which produces MSTPHTTATARYEGHLRTEATHTASGTVIQTDAPVDNHGRGEAFSPTDLVGTALGTCILTTMALVAERHQIALEGSSFEMQKIMNQEPPRRIAQLNVEVHLPASLSETERRLMERTAHTCPVALSLNPEIKQEVRFVYE
- the lipA gene encoding lipoyl synthase, producing the protein MDNLLLTLPIIQAEPIAPAARARPRKPDWLRVKLPIGPDYAAVRKLVDEHKLHTICESGNCPNMGECWGAGTATFMILGNVCTRSCSFCAVATGRPSELDLDEPRRVAEAIALMKVKHAVITSVNRDELKDRGASVWRDTVVFTKQLSPGTTIETLIPDVKANWEALETMISGGQEVISHNMETVGSLYRLVRPQAKYDRSLEQIRRTKLAGHRTKSGIMLGLGEKQDEVHQAMDDLVANGLDILTLGQYLQPTKRHLDVAEFIHPDTFAAYKEEGLKRGLKYVESGPLVRSSYHAERHVNVPI
- a CDS encoding DUF4136 domain-containing protein; translation: MNRITHLLARPVALVVTGLALTFGVASCATSANVAATSDFDHAVNFRAYKTWAWYPKQANDTEGGPARGYESFTDQRIRDAVTKDLTAKGLTEVANNASPDVYVAYSVRVENKQQLAGGYPYGGYGYPYYGYGYGGFGGYPYGGRAYNYKAGTVIIDIVDARRKELAWRGTGQAQLDQNSISEAETYRIVNSVLGNYPPTDTRRPAAVR